A window from Chitinophaga filiformis encodes these proteins:
- a CDS encoding T9SS type A sorting domain-containing protein, protein MRKFLLFNLLLLLFFSSRAQQFSYEATGDHGKLWNVIQDPSVPERLYAISLINHVMVSNDRGNNWEIFYSFENSATQISSLKLLPGNRSFAFVAQSPDMSMSGLYVVDIETKAIIKHYITPDQYLGAWVASYDIYDPEGMVAVINTQYMEGFSLVITEVYLTKDGGENMPGIYYSRENQSVHINNSFFHPDDPKKIYLARGLGSEGVNGGLFISSDEGNTWREELAGKGSLSAVAFNPKDHKEFFIGSFINFGVAPQALFHTLDSGKTFEQVPVSFTDQTLNNIVQIVYDPGNNRNLWMTDENEILKSTDGGAHWSSTTFQPRSPVYYYGTSLLVNPKNSNDLLIFSDAWPQHSTDGGKTFTQVKLPFCVATSVGLGNGGNGQLYYSVLGGYVSKNLTTGKAAAYNIQAYDMVNVREMQVIPDSTVPGRIFLFRASDGFANPSELFYSDDQGATLRQLPADQFATGLGFIQRDPDHKDRYWISYSYYSSFSTLFRVDFSDAANPEVIDVPLTFNGVLTAAYLPAGNSGQTIYISAGSKVYLSQDGGATWGEKIQGLDLTDGYDMIWDLKANPFDDKTMAVATTQGIFQTTNGGDQWILSLAATDLKRVSYSDAVNGHIIAASFTSNYTDTRLVFSTNKGAKWSDVSADMLAYLSCGSPIELKYYEDHADIYFATPDLGVVKYQLKHLLSPQLLFLTSFTGSLQRGNAFLEWRTRNEEGLLHYELERSTNNKDFSLINTQQASNSNGTFYYKYEDLEFPGLAAQFGNVYYRLKLVSTDNSFAYSDTVKLTARDMYIYPVPASNDINLHIQGLTQPAKYRILLVDVSGRQYSIQQYNIPAGQTTINMPITRLASGMYIMLVETRPGDIRKFKFIKL, encoded by the coding sequence ATGAGAAAATTTCTACTCTTTAACTTATTACTCTTACTGTTTTTTTCATCCAGGGCCCAGCAGTTTTCCTATGAAGCTACCGGCGACCATGGGAAGCTATGGAATGTTATCCAGGATCCCTCAGTGCCCGAAAGGCTATATGCCATCAGCCTGATCAATCATGTCATGGTTTCGAACGACCGGGGCAACAACTGGGAGATCTTTTATTCCTTTGAAAACAGTGCTACCCAGATATCATCACTCAAACTACTGCCCGGCAACAGATCATTTGCTTTTGTAGCCCAATCACCCGATATGTCTATGAGCGGCCTGTATGTGGTCGACATTGAAACCAAAGCCATCATCAAACACTATATTACACCAGATCAATACCTTGGTGCATGGGTAGCATCCTATGATATCTATGACCCGGAAGGAATGGTGGCCGTCATTAACACCCAATATATGGAAGGATTCTCCCTTGTGATCACAGAGGTCTATCTGACCAAAGACGGTGGTGAAAATATGCCTGGCATTTATTACAGCAGGGAAAACCAGAGCGTCCATATCAACAATTCCTTCTTTCACCCTGACGATCCGAAAAAGATCTATCTGGCCAGAGGTTTGGGCTCAGAGGGTGTGAACGGAGGATTGTTCATTTCCTCGGATGAGGGCAATACCTGGCGGGAAGAACTGGCCGGCAAGGGATCATTATCCGCCGTGGCCTTTAATCCCAAAGATCACAAGGAATTCTTTATCGGCTCCTTTATCAATTTTGGGGTTGCTCCCCAGGCGCTTTTCCATACACTGGACAGCGGGAAGACCTTTGAACAGGTACCGGTCAGCTTTACCGACCAGACACTGAATAATATTGTGCAGATAGTATACGATCCCGGAAATAACAGGAACCTCTGGATGACGGACGAAAATGAAATACTGAAAAGTACCGATGGCGGCGCCCACTGGTCATCTACCACTTTTCAACCCAGGTCGCCTGTATACTATTACGGTACCTCCCTGCTCGTCAATCCTAAAAATAGCAATGACCTGCTGATCTTCTCCGATGCCTGGCCGCAGCACAGCACCGACGGGGGAAAAACTTTCACGCAGGTCAAACTGCCTTTCTGTGTGGCCACCTCAGTAGGACTGGGCAATGGCGGCAACGGGCAGCTATATTATTCTGTGTTGGGCGGCTATGTATCTAAAAATCTTACTACCGGCAAAGCAGCCGCATACAATATCCAGGCCTACGACATGGTGAACGTCCGCGAAATGCAGGTCATACCAGATAGCACTGTGCCGGGACGCATTTTCCTGTTCCGCGCCAGTGACGGATTTGCCAATCCTTCTGAACTGTTTTACAGCGATGACCAGGGGGCCACACTCAGGCAGCTGCCTGCTGACCAGTTTGCGACCGGCCTCGGATTCATTCAGCGGGATCCCGATCATAAAGACCGCTACTGGATCTCCTATTCTTATTATTCATCCTTCTCCACCCTTTTCCGGGTCGATTTCAGTGATGCTGCCAATCCGGAGGTCATAGACGTACCGCTTACATTCAATGGCGTACTGACAGCCGCATATCTGCCTGCAGGCAACAGCGGCCAGACAATCTACATCTCTGCCGGCAGTAAGGTATATCTGTCGCAGGATGGTGGCGCCACCTGGGGGGAAAAGATCCAGGGACTGGACCTGACGGATGGTTATGACATGATATGGGACCTGAAAGCCAATCCTTTCGACGACAAAACAATGGCAGTCGCTACTACCCAGGGGATCTTCCAGACCACAAACGGCGGCGATCAGTGGATATTGTCGCTGGCCGCTACCGACCTGAAAAGGGTAAGCTATTCCGATGCCGTCAACGGGCATATTATCGCAGCTTCTTTTACCAGCAACTATACCGACACACGTCTCGTGTTCAGTACCAACAAGGGAGCCAAATGGTCAGATGTATCTGCAGATATGCTAGCCTACCTTTCCTGCGGTTCCCCTATTGAACTTAAATATTACGAAGATCATGCGGATATCTATTTTGCAACGCCTGACCTGGGTGTGGTAAAATACCAGCTGAAGCATCTTTTATCTCCTCAGCTGCTGTTCCTCACATCATTTACCGGCAGCCTGCAGAGAGGAAATGCATTCCTGGAATGGAGAACCAGGAATGAAGAAGGCTTATTACATTATGAACTGGAAAGAAGTACAAACAATAAAGACTTTTCCCTCATCAATACACAACAGGCAAGCAACAGTAACGGTACTTTCTATTACAAGTATGAAGACCTGGAATTTCCCGGCCTTGCAGCTCAATTTGGTAACGTTTACTATCGCTTAAAGCTGGTAAGTACCGATAACAGTTTTGCTTATTCAGATACGGTCAAACTGACCGCGCGGGATATGTACATTTACCCTGTGCCGGCCAGCAATGATATCAACCTGCATATACAGGGCCTTACCCAGCCGGCCAAATACAGGATACTACTGGTGGATGTTTCGGGCAGGCAATACTCCATTCAGCAGTACAATATTCCCGCAGGACAAACAACTATCAACATGCCTATCACACGCCTTGCCAGCGGCATGTATATCATGCTGGTAGAAACCCGTCCGGGAGATATAAGAAAGTTCAAGTTTATTAAGTTATAG
- a CDS encoding tetratricopeptide repeat protein, with amino-acid sequence MKHIKYLITAVLLFSSLYAHPNSRPYCDSLIRKGIDSMFAKKFVPAITLLTEAQRLSGEKHWQKQLFLATNNIGLTYYFMLDYGEALRNYLIAYNIAMEEKDATLEMTVLNNIAILYSKEKNFDKAIEYFLKAYNIAREKKDRIRIGNYALNLGIVHNEMHKLEKAREYLREATTYLQDDARRLLNAQYSYAQNQFQQGNIIEAGRLATRLFSTARDSGYRDEQITICTLLASVKLKENNLDQAIFYANEALARSPNLEEKIEIHQTLSDVHFKNYAYALALAHKDSVLRFRDSINIVKNGQLFENSKLKFELLNSKHTLSLNEAQLSSQRRLLYTALAFMAIIIAFFIWLIRIKTVENRQKAVIAERSHKIMALEIENEKSQKLLLEEQLKEKETAALLEQERLKNEIEIRNRKLSAKALYLSGRNELIDEIITTLSKMPDLSKDGSRHISQLKSYLRTDDEWDDFSTHFQEVNQGFLNALRQNHPNLTSNDVRFLSYIYMNLNTKEIASLLNITPEGCRKRKERITKKMQLADNTSLFEYLSGL; translated from the coding sequence ATGAAGCATATAAAATATTTAATAACCGCTGTACTCCTGTTCTCCAGTCTGTACGCCCATCCCAACAGCAGGCCTTACTGCGATTCCCTTATCAGGAAGGGCATCGATTCAATGTTTGCCAAAAAGTTCGTACCGGCTATCACGCTGCTTACAGAAGCACAACGTCTCTCCGGCGAAAAGCACTGGCAGAAACAATTGTTCCTGGCCACCAACAATATCGGCCTGACCTACTACTTTATGCTGGACTACGGCGAGGCATTACGGAACTATCTCATCGCCTACAACATCGCGATGGAAGAAAAAGACGCCACACTGGAAATGACCGTCCTGAACAACATTGCCATCCTCTATTCCAAGGAAAAAAACTTCGATAAAGCCATAGAATACTTCCTCAAGGCCTACAACATCGCCAGGGAAAAAAAGGACAGGATCAGGATCGGCAATTACGCCCTGAACCTGGGCATCGTGCACAATGAAATGCACAAGCTGGAAAAAGCCCGGGAATACCTTCGGGAGGCCACCACTTACCTGCAGGATGACGCCCGGAGATTGCTGAACGCCCAATACTCCTATGCCCAGAACCAATTTCAACAGGGCAATATCATCGAGGCCGGGCGACTGGCCACCAGATTATTTTCTACCGCCCGCGATTCGGGGTACAGGGATGAACAGATTACCATCTGTACCCTGCTGGCCTCCGTAAAACTGAAAGAGAACAACCTGGACCAGGCTATCTTCTACGCCAATGAAGCCCTGGCCCGCTCCCCCAACCTCGAAGAGAAAATAGAGATCCATCAGACATTGTCTGATGTCCATTTTAAGAACTATGCCTATGCACTCGCATTGGCTCACAAAGACTCCGTATTGCGGTTCCGGGATTCCATCAATATTGTCAAGAACGGGCAGCTATTTGAGAACAGCAAGCTGAAATTTGAGCTGCTGAACTCAAAACATACACTGTCCCTGAATGAAGCGCAGCTCAGCAGCCAGCGCCGCTTACTATATACGGCCCTGGCATTTATGGCCATTATCATTGCCTTTTTTATCTGGCTGATACGCATCAAAACAGTGGAAAATCGCCAGAAAGCAGTGATCGCTGAGCGAAGCCACAAGATCATGGCCCTGGAAATAGAAAATGAAAAAAGCCAGAAACTGCTGCTGGAGGAACAGCTGAAAGAGAAAGAAACAGCCGCCCTCCTGGAACAGGAAAGACTGAAAAACGAGATCGAGATCCGGAACCGGAAACTGTCGGCCAAAGCCCTGTACCTCTCCGGCAGAAATGAGCTGATCGACGAGATCATCACCACCCTCTCAAAAATGCCTGATTTAAGTAAGGACGGCAGCAGGCATATTTCCCAACTCAAAAGCTACCTCCGAACTGACGATGAATGGGATGACTTCAGTACCCATTTCCAGGAGGTGAACCAGGGCTTCCTGAACGCCCTTCGTCAGAACCATCCGAATCTCACCTCAAACGATGTCCGCTTCCTTTCTTACATATACATGAACCTGAACACAAAGGAAATCGCATCGCTCCTGAACATCACTCCCGAAGGTTGCCGTAAACGGAAAGAACGTATTACAAAAAAGATGCAACTAGCTGATAATACCTCACTTTTCGAGTATTTGTCGGGGTTATAA
- a CDS encoding DUF6157 family protein, which translates to MKTTNYYNTFIEVAEDCPVKAAEVPPMRGEKTIANIEFELLIDNPYEFTSDDVLFHVYAAKNRLKTKEFDVEREQFFSKGQACFRASPLTKRYGWGAHFDAEGRMAIYAVESDEYQRFSKDRSLTQMKAVRSKKA; encoded by the coding sequence ATGAAGACCACCAATTATTACAACACGTTCATAGAAGTGGCGGAAGACTGCCCTGTAAAAGCCGCTGAAGTTCCCCCCATGCGAGGCGAGAAGACCATTGCCAATATCGAATTTGAATTGTTGATCGATAACCCTTACGAGTTTACTTCAGACGATGTGCTTTTCCATGTCTACGCTGCAAAAAATCGGCTGAAAACTAAAGAATTTGATGTAGAGAGAGAGCAGTTCTTTTCCAAGGGACAGGCCTGCTTCCGGGCCTCCCCGCTCACTAAGCGTTATGGCTGGGGCGCTCATTTTGATGCAGAAGGAAGGATGGCGATCTATGCAGTAGAGTCTGATGAATACCAACGATTTTCAAAAGACAGAAGTCTTACACAAATGAAAGCCGTACGCTCAAAAAAGGCTTAA
- a CDS encoding aldo/keto reductase: protein MEYRTLGNTDLQLSAITYGAFAIGGNMWGGNEKKDSIAAVQASLDNGVTSIDTAPFYGFGLSEELIGAAIKGRDRSKVQLLTKFGLVWDGSNQAKGEYFFDASENGKTIPVYKLASKANIIRELEASLKRLGTDYIDLLQLHWPDATTPVEETMEALNTLISQGKIRAAGVSNYDLALMKAAGKTIRLASNQLAYSMLNRSIEKDIVPYAIEHQIGIIAYSPLERGLLTGKYFRDAALKADDHRNGYFGQFSADKVKTFLDSITPLAESKKASLSQLVLRWTTLQPGITIVLAGARNAAQAEQNAQAMNLELKAEELGFINKELEKVYRETAV, encoded by the coding sequence GGTGCATTTGCCATAGGCGGTAATATGTGGGGTGGTAATGAAAAGAAAGATTCTATAGCGGCTGTACAGGCATCGCTGGACAATGGTGTAACAAGCATAGACACCGCGCCTTTTTATGGCTTCGGATTGAGTGAGGAACTGATAGGCGCCGCTATAAAAGGCAGGGATAGAAGTAAGGTGCAGTTGCTCACAAAGTTCGGACTGGTATGGGATGGCAGCAACCAGGCAAAGGGCGAATACTTCTTTGATGCATCTGAGAATGGAAAAACAATTCCCGTGTATAAGCTGGCTTCAAAAGCAAACATCATCAGGGAATTGGAAGCAAGCCTGAAACGCCTGGGCACAGATTATATAGACCTGCTGCAACTGCACTGGCCGGATGCCACCACGCCGGTAGAAGAAACGATGGAGGCGCTGAATACCCTGATCAGCCAGGGAAAGATCAGGGCTGCCGGCGTCAGCAACTACGATCTTGCACTGATGAAGGCCGCAGGGAAAACGATCCGGCTGGCGTCCAACCAGCTTGCTTATAGTATGCTGAACAGGAGTATCGAAAAGGACATAGTACCCTATGCTATCGAACATCAGATAGGGATCATTGCCTATAGCCCGCTGGAAAGAGGCTTGCTGACAGGTAAATATTTCAGGGACGCAGCCCTGAAGGCAGATGACCATCGTAACGGTTATTTCGGCCAGTTCTCTGCTGATAAGGTAAAGACCTTCCTGGATAGTATCACACCGCTGGCAGAAAGCAAAAAAGCATCCCTGTCACAGTTGGTATTACGCTGGACCACTTTACAGCCAGGTATCACCATCGTATTGGCGGGCGCCCGTAATGCAGCGCAGGCGGAACAGAATGCGCAGGCCATGAACTTAGAACTGAAGGCGGAAGAGCTTGGATTTATCAATAAGGAACTTGAGAAAGTATATAGGGAAACGGCTGTATAG